A stretch of the Ensifer sp. PDNC004 genome encodes the following:
- the puuE gene encoding allantoinase PuuE, translated as MSETKYPRDLVGYGRNPPKANWPGDARIAVQFVLNYEEGGESCILDGDPASECLLSEIVGAQPWAGQRNLNMESIYEYGARSGFWRLWRMFTSRNVPLTVYGVTQAMARNPEAVEAMKEAGWEIASHGLRWLEYKDVPEEVEREHIREVVRLHTELTGERPLGIYQGKPSANTLKLVLEEGGFLYSCDSYADELPYWVPGLSPDKPHLIIPYTLDANDMRFATPQGFNSGDQFFSYLKDTFDVLYEEGRQGDAKMMNIGLHCRLVGRPGRAAALARFIDYVMSHDKVWVPRRIDIANHWYQHHKPEGAL; from the coding sequence ATGTCTGAGACTAAGTATCCGCGCGACCTCGTTGGCTACGGCCGCAATCCGCCGAAGGCAAACTGGCCGGGCGATGCGCGCATCGCCGTGCAGTTCGTGCTGAACTACGAAGAGGGCGGCGAAAGCTGCATTCTCGATGGCGACCCGGCGTCCGAATGCCTGCTGTCGGAGATCGTCGGCGCACAGCCCTGGGCTGGTCAGCGCAACCTCAACATGGAATCGATCTACGAATATGGCGCCCGTTCCGGCTTCTGGCGGCTGTGGCGCATGTTCACCAGCCGTAACGTGCCGCTGACCGTTTATGGCGTGACGCAGGCCATGGCGCGCAATCCGGAAGCGGTTGAGGCCATGAAGGAAGCCGGCTGGGAAATCGCCAGCCACGGTCTGCGCTGGCTGGAATACAAGGACGTGCCGGAAGAGGTCGAGCGCGAGCATATCCGCGAGGTCGTCCGCCTGCACACCGAACTCACCGGCGAGCGCCCGCTCGGCATCTACCAGGGCAAGCCTTCGGCCAATACGCTGAAGCTGGTGCTGGAGGAGGGCGGCTTCCTCTACTCCTGCGACAGCTATGCCGACGAGCTGCCCTACTGGGTGCCGGGTCTTTCGCCCGACAAGCCGCACCTGATCATCCCCTATACGCTCGATGCGAACGACATGCGCTTTGCGACGCCACAGGGCTTCAACAGCGGCGACCAGTTCTTCAGCTATCTGAAGGACACCTTCGACGTGCTCTACGAGGAAGGTCGCCAGGGCGACGCCAAGATGATGAACATCGGGCTTCACTGCCGTCTCGTCGGCCGCCCGGGCCGCGCCGCCGCTCTTGCCCGTTTCATCGACTACGTGATGTCGCACGACAAGGTCTGGGTGCCGCGTCGTATCGACATCGCCAACCACTGGTACCAGCACCACAAGCCGGAAGGGGCGCTCTGA
- the uraD gene encoding 2-oxo-4-hydroxy-4-carboxy-5-ureidoimidazoline decarboxylase, which produces MTDRDAFVARFGGVFEHSPWVAERAYDRAAATGLTAGTVHSALCQAFRTALPREKMQVLRAHPDLAGKLAIAGKLTADSTAEQASAGLDRLTPEEHQRFTGLNNVYTKKFGFPFIIAVKGLTKAQILASFESRIDNSPEEEFETACAQVEKIARLRLQSMLPGDENA; this is translated from the coding sequence ATGACCGACCGTGATGCCTTCGTTGCCCGTTTCGGTGGCGTGTTCGAGCACTCGCCCTGGGTTGCCGAACGCGCCTACGACCGAGCCGCGGCGACCGGGCTGACGGCGGGCACGGTGCATTCGGCGCTCTGCCAGGCCTTTCGCACGGCGTTGCCGCGCGAGAAGATGCAGGTGCTACGGGCGCACCCCGATCTTGCCGGCAAGCTGGCGATCGCCGGCAAGCTGACGGCGGACTCGACGGCGGAACAGGCATCCGCTGGCCTCGACCGGTTGACGCCAGAGGAGCATCAGCGCTTCACCGGGCTCAACAACGTCTACACGAAGAAATTCGGCTTCCCCTTCATCATCGCGGTGAAGGGGCTGACCAAGGCGCAAATTCTTGCCTCCTTCGAAAGCCGCATTGACAATTCGCCCGAAGAGGAATTTGAAACCGCTTGCGCACAGGTCGAGAAAATCGCCCGCCTGCGCCTGCAGTCGATGCTTCCTGGAGACGAAAATGCCTGA
- a CDS encoding ureidoglycolate lyase, translated as MSRLLTIEPLTRDAFAPFGTVIEADPATMRYINGGNTERFHGLARADVVGDGANVIINIFRGQPRAFPYSVTMMERHPLGSQSFSPLDDRPWLVIVAEDEGGRPGAPRVFQANGRQGVNYGRNVWHHPLMSIGAVSDFLIVDREGPGNNLEEFFYEEPFVIESGFFRPLLVPVYEGG; from the coding sequence ATGTCGCGCCTGCTTACGATCGAACCGCTGACACGCGACGCCTTCGCCCCGTTCGGAACCGTCATCGAAGCCGATCCGGCAACGATGCGCTACATCAACGGCGGCAATACCGAACGCTTCCACGGTCTTGCGCGCGCCGATGTCGTCGGCGACGGCGCCAACGTCATCATCAACATTTTCCGCGGCCAACCGCGGGCTTTCCCCTATTCGGTGACGATGATGGAGCGGCACCCGCTTGGCAGCCAGAGCTTTTCGCCGCTCGACGACCGTCCCTGGCTGGTCATCGTCGCTGAAGACGAAGGCGGTCGTCCGGGTGCGCCGCGGGTGTTTCAGGCCAATGGCCGACAGGGCGTCAACTACGGCCGCAATGTCTGGCATCACCCGCTGATGTCCATCGGCGCCGTCAGCGATTTCCTCATCGTCGATCGGGAAGGGCCGGGCAACAATCTCGAGGAGTTCTTCTATGAGGAACCCTTCGTCATAGAGAGCGGGTTCTTTCGTCCGCTTCTCGTACCCGTTTATGAAGGAGGATGA
- the uraH gene encoding hydroxyisourate hydrolase: MSSTGRLTTHVLDTALGKPAEGLRIDLYWLEGEERQLIRTVHTNSDGRVDGPMVEGVGFMAGNYELVFHAGDYLRRSGVTLPEPAFLDRIPLRFGIADPASHYHVPLLLSPYGYSTYRGS; this comes from the coding sequence ATGAGCAGCACCGGCCGCCTGACGACCCATGTTCTCGACACCGCACTCGGCAAGCCGGCCGAGGGTCTCCGCATCGATCTCTATTGGCTGGAAGGCGAGGAGCGGCAGCTGATCCGCACCGTCCACACCAACAGCGACGGCCGCGTCGACGGGCCCATGGTCGAAGGCGTCGGCTTCATGGCTGGCAATTACGAGCTGGTGTTCCATGCGGGCGACTATTTGCGCCGGTCAGGTGTGACACTGCCGGAGCCGGCCTTCCTTGACCGCATCCCCTTGCGCTTCGGCATCGCCGATCCGGCGAGCCACTACCACGTGCCGCTGCTGCTCTCGCCCTATGGGTACTCGACCTACCGGGGGAGCTGA
- a CDS encoding alpha-hydroxy acid oxidase → MTQILEISDLKALAKRRVPKLFFDYADSGAWTEGTYRANEEDFAKVKLRQRVLVDMTNRSLETTMISQKVSMPVALAPTGLTGMQHADGEMLAAQAAEAFGVPFTLSTMSICSIEDVASVTTKPFWFQLYVMRERDFVLNLIDRAKAAKCSALVLTLDLQILGQRHKDLRNGLSAPPKMTPKHLWQMATRPGWCMKMLGTKRRTFRNIVGHAKSVTDLSSLGAWTAEQFDPQLSWKDVAWIKERWGGPLILKGILDPEDAKMAAATGADAIIVSNHGGRQLDGAHSSISMLPRIVDAVGHQIEVHVDGGIRSGQDVLKAVAMGAKGTYIGRPFLYGLGAMGKEGVTKALEIIRKEMDITMALCGKRDINDVDRSILAE, encoded by the coding sequence ATGACGCAAATCCTCGAAATCAGCGATCTCAAGGCGCTCGCCAAGCGCCGGGTGCCAAAACTCTTCTTCGACTACGCCGACAGCGGCGCCTGGACCGAGGGCACCTATCGCGCCAACGAGGAGGATTTCGCCAAGGTAAAGCTGCGCCAGCGCGTGCTGGTCGATATGACCAACCGCTCGCTCGAAACGACGATGATCAGCCAGAAGGTGTCGATGCCCGTGGCGCTCGCCCCGACCGGCCTCACCGGCATGCAGCACGCCGACGGCGAGATGCTGGCCGCCCAGGCGGCGGAAGCCTTCGGCGTGCCCTTCACGCTCTCGACCATGAGCATCTGCTCGATCGAGGACGTCGCCTCAGTCACGACAAAACCCTTCTGGTTCCAGCTCTACGTCATGCGCGAACGCGACTTCGTGCTCAACCTCATCGACCGCGCCAAGGCGGCGAAGTGCTCGGCGCTGGTGCTGACGCTCGATCTGCAGATCCTCGGCCAGCGTCACAAGGATCTTCGCAACGGCCTCTCGGCACCGCCCAAGATGACGCCGAAGCACCTCTGGCAGATGGCCACACGTCCCGGCTGGTGCATGAAGATGCTCGGCACCAAGCGTCGCACCTTCCGTAACATCGTCGGCCACGCAAAAAGCGTCACCGATCTCTCCTCGCTCGGCGCCTGGACGGCGGAACAGTTCGATCCGCAGCTCTCCTGGAAGGATGTCGCCTGGATCAAGGAGCGCTGGGGCGGGCCGCTGATCCTCAAGGGCATTCTCGACCCGGAAGACGCCAAGATGGCAGCCGCCACCGGTGCCGACGCGATCATCGTCTCCAACCATGGCGGTCGGCAGCTCGACGGCGCCCACTCCTCGATCAGCATGCTGCCGCGCATCGTCGATGCTGTCGGCCACCAGATCGAGGTGCATGTCGATGGCGGCATCCGCTCTGGCCAGGACGTGCTGAAGGCTGTCGCCATGGGCGCCAAGGGCACCTACATCGGCCGCCCGTTCCTCTATGGCCTCGGCGCCATGGGCAAGGAGGGTGTGACCAAGGCGCTCGAAATCATCCGCAAGGAGATGGACATCACCATGGCCCTCTGCGGCAAGCGCGACATCAACGACGTCGATCGCAGCATCCTGGCGGAGTGA
- the guaD gene encoding guanine deaminase — protein MTTTLIRGRLLSFHRAPTSIDDSAAYSYESDGALLVAGGRILASGSYAAVKADAPEEVAEIDHRPHLIVPGFIDTHLHFPQMQVMASYAANLLEWLNTYTFPEECRFVECAHAERIATRFFDEMVRHGTTTATAYCSVHKASADAFFAEALRRDMRMIAGKVMMDRNAPQGLLDTPQMGYDETRAVIRDWHGKGRNHVAITPRFAITSTPEQMDVAKSLVHEFPDLHVQTHLSENRDEIAFTCELYPEAKDYTDVYARYGLLGRKSLFGHCIHLSEREADVMSETGSVAVFCPTSNLFLGSGLFPLRALSRRDRPVRTSVASDIGGGTSYSMLKTLDEAYKILQLQGERLNPFDSFFMMTRGNAEALSLVDKIGTLEAGTDADFIVLDMAATPAMALRAEVVNSLSDELFLLQTMGDDRSIVETYVAGRPAKSALVAA, from the coding sequence ATGACGACCACCCTCATCCGCGGCCGACTGCTGAGCTTTCACCGCGCGCCGACGTCGATCGACGACAGCGCCGCCTACAGCTACGAAAGCGACGGCGCCCTACTGGTTGCGGGTGGGCGAATCCTAGCCAGCGGCTCCTATGCCGCGGTGAAGGCTGACGCTCCCGAAGAGGTGGCGGAAATCGACCACCGCCCGCACCTGATCGTGCCGGGCTTCATCGACACGCACCTGCATTTCCCGCAGATGCAGGTGATGGCGTCCTATGCCGCCAACTTGCTTGAATGGCTCAACACCTACACCTTCCCGGAGGAATGCCGGTTCGTCGAGTGCGCCCATGCGGAGCGCATCGCGACGCGCTTCTTCGACGAGATGGTGCGCCATGGCACGACGACGGCGACGGCCTATTGCTCGGTGCACAAGGCGTCCGCCGATGCCTTCTTTGCCGAGGCGCTCCGCCGCGACATGCGCATGATCGCCGGCAAGGTGATGATGGACCGCAACGCCCCGCAGGGCCTGCTCGACACGCCGCAGATGGGCTACGACGAAACCCGCGCGGTTATTCGCGACTGGCACGGCAAGGGCCGCAACCACGTCGCCATCACCCCGCGCTTTGCCATCACCTCGACGCCCGAGCAGATGGACGTCGCAAAATCGCTGGTGCACGAATTCCCCGACCTGCACGTGCAGACGCATCTTTCGGAAAACCGCGACGAGATCGCCTTTACCTGCGAACTCTATCCGGAAGCCAAGGATTACACCGACGTCTACGCCCGCTACGGCCTGCTGGGGCGCAAGAGCCTGTTCGGCCACTGCATCCATCTGTCGGAGCGCGAGGCGGACGTCATGAGCGAAACCGGCTCGGTCGCCGTCTTCTGCCCAACCTCCAATCTCTTTCTCGGCTCCGGCCTCTTCCCGCTGCGCGCGCTCAGCAGGCGTGACCGGCCGGTGCGCACCTCGGTCGCCTCCGACATCGGCGGCGGCACCAGCTATTCCATGCTGAAGACGCTCGACGAGGCCTACAAGATCCTGCAGTTGCAGGGCGAGCGGCTGAACCCCTTCGACAGCTTCTTCATGATGACCCGCGGCAATGCCGAGGCGCTGTCGCTGGTCGACAAGATCGGCACACTCGAAGCCGGCACCGATGCCGACTTCATCGTGCTCGACATGGCGGCAACGCCGGCCATGGCGCTGCGCGCTGAAGTGGTCAACTCTCTGTCAGACGAACTCTTCCTGCTGCAGACGATGGGCGACGACCGGTCGATCGTTGAAACTTACGTGGCCGGCAGGCCGGCGAAATCGGCGCTTGTCGCCGCCTGA